A region of Catenibacterium mitsuokai DNA encodes the following proteins:
- a CDS encoding UvrD-helicase domain-containing protein: MPKYNKEQQAAIDLRGKTILVSAPAGSGKTRILVARLISLIVNDHYSMDQFLVLTFTKAAGNEMKQRLNVSLHEEALADHDEETLRHIQEQIQLLPHAYITTFDSFCKTLLEKYGYLIGVMPGFKVNPSPDLIKDQVLDQCLEKWVEDPDFKDYAYRHNTKNNFDDLKKTLIDFQNITNSFVDFHRFLDQVHERYYDFNLSRNMPILDGMTQLYRDCCLKSLSAYNILYRFCEKHDITYFFETVENAKKPAPATALYDYYSDLYDALNRPLTFDTLNSLLSQKLEMANIKWSELGVDDSVKKQYTKLKGNVTDPLSKLKKFLSFTSTEEFKKYLDYSFKDIEFLLGKDGLLDQFNKNYSDAKKARNELDFHDLEEYATRLLQPDLPVVERLNHTLKEIMVDEYQDTNEMQENLVLKIANYDEHIPMFMVGDMKQSIYRFRQADPSIFQYKFDTFTKLEEMTEYDTNIRIDLKYNYRSEKVVLDSVNYIFDCIMDSSVGGLEYIHGDNAILRYDFDAKGTTLPELEKNHDFDTDILISLYKNQEEYTKSEVEAHMVAQKIISMKKLKDYKYHDFAVLMRATTEFITYKKVFERYHIPANITLSSGLFESNEVISMMTLLKALVNPYDDIAMLSVLHNNFLFSHFTENELLDIRDADDPLYINLTHHTNSKVLHFLEVFDDLRNTAMTSSPYETLKKCLKETGYQAFVSQLMNGEQRSANLDILLETFRTNEEYPYLKDYLELLDSSSSQAPGFIASDENDAVEFMTIHKSKGLQFPVVFVSAMQKKFNSSDENAEIIISQHDGVAGSVCKLEESPFGNIVCKYEHPYSKMLKMFIRQETVNEEMRILYVALTRAEKKLILTGTIKDEEEIISIARQVQANDTDPTLKKGQGVVYNLAMRSTNNYLSWVLMALLRHKDFQEDIKILIPEIRPYLSLDRSSFKELENKDTQLARFHCTILDSSETVQRIPPYAKIKIENQYRAYKKYYDFEYPYPVEPRSIAVTSMEEMKSDDTHFDFSNEGTRYLATDRGTLVHNLLSYFNFKEDDPEELIQSLYTNQMFDEEGLSVLKNYLPHINDFINSDTYQLIKDADQIYQEKQFRYKDENGLIINGIFDLVFIKDNKVYVLDYKTDRVSKDNSEEVLKELHRTQLSYYSKVLKEVFHTDVQPIVYYLHINKAIYL; encoded by the coding sequence ATGCCTAAATACAATAAAGAACAACAGGCTGCAATTGATTTAAGAGGAAAGACTATTCTTGTCAGTGCTCCTGCTGGTTCAGGAAAGACAAGAATTCTTGTAGCCCGCTTAATCAGTTTAATTGTGAATGATCATTATTCAATGGATCAATTCCTTGTATTAACCTTTACTAAAGCGGCCGGAAATGAAATGAAACAAAGATTGAATGTGTCTTTACATGAAGAAGCCCTCGCTGATCACGATGAAGAAACATTGAGACATATTCAAGAACAGATTCAATTACTGCCTCATGCCTACATCACTACATTTGATAGTTTCTGTAAGACTCTCTTAGAGAAGTATGGCTATTTGATTGGTGTGATGCCAGGATTTAAGGTGAACCCTTCACCTGATTTAATTAAAGACCAGGTTCTCGATCAATGTTTAGAGAAATGGGTAGAAGATCCAGATTTCAAGGATTATGCTTATCGTCATAACACAAAAAATAACTTTGATGATTTAAAAAAGACTTTAATAGACTTCCAGAATATCACCAATTCTTTTGTAGATTTCCATCGTTTCCTTGATCAAGTTCATGAAAGATATTATGATTTTAATCTTTCTAGAAATATGCCTATTCTAGACGGTATGACTCAATTATATAGAGACTGCTGTCTTAAAAGTTTAAGTGCCTATAATATTTTATATCGTTTCTGTGAAAAGCATGATATTACTTATTTCTTTGAAACTGTTGAAAATGCGAAAAAACCTGCACCTGCCACTGCATTATATGATTATTATTCTGATCTCTACGATGCCTTAAATAGACCTCTTACCTTTGATACATTAAATAGTTTACTGTCTCAAAAGTTAGAAATGGCAAATATTAAATGGAGTGAATTAGGTGTCGATGATTCTGTTAAGAAACAATATACAAAGTTAAAAGGGAATGTCACTGATCCTCTTTCAAAATTAAAGAAGTTTTTATCTTTTACTTCAACAGAGGAGTTCAAAAAATATCTTGATTATTCTTTTAAAGATATTGAATTCTTACTTGGTAAAGATGGACTATTGGATCAGTTCAATAAAAATTATAGTGACGCAAAGAAAGCTAGAAATGAATTAGACTTCCATGATCTAGAAGAATATGCGACAAGATTGTTGCAACCTGATCTTCCTGTTGTAGAAAGATTGAATCATACACTAAAGGAAATCATGGTGGATGAGTATCAAGATACCAATGAGATGCAGGAGAACCTTGTCTTAAAGATTGCGAACTATGATGAACATATTCCAATGTTTATGGTCGGTGATATGAAACAGTCTATTTATCGATTTAGACAAGCTGATCCTTCTATCTTCCAATATAAGTTTGATACATTTACTAAACTAGAAGAGATGACAGAATATGATACAAATATTCGTATTGATTTAAAGTATAACTATCGTTCTGAAAAAGTTGTATTGGATAGTGTCAATTATATTTTTGATTGTATTATGGATAGTTCTGTAGGTGGATTAGAGTATATCCATGGTGATAATGCAATTTTAAGATATGATTTTGATGCGAAAGGTACAACACTTCCTGAACTAGAGAAGAATCATGATTTTGATACAGACATACTTATTTCTCTTTATAAGAATCAGGAAGAATATACAAAATCTGAAGTAGAAGCACATATGGTTGCTCAGAAAATCATCAGCATGAAAAAACTGAAGGATTATAAATATCATGATTTTGCGGTACTCATGCGTGCTACAACTGAATTTATTACTTATAAGAAGGTGTTTGAACGTTATCATATTCCTGCAAATATTACTTTATCAAGTGGTTTGTTTGAGTCCAATGAAGTCATTAGTATGATGACATTATTAAAGGCTTTGGTTAATCCATATGATGATATTGCGATGTTATCTGTATTACATAATAACTTCTTATTCTCTCATTTTACTGAGAATGAGTTATTAGATATAAGAGACGCAGATGATCCTCTTTACATCAACCTCACACATCATACCAACAGTAAAGTACTTCACTTCTTAGAGGTTTTCGATGATTTAAGAAACACGGCCATGACATCATCACCCTATGAAACACTAAAGAAATGTTTAAAAGAAACAGGATACCAGGCTTTTGTATCCCAGTTAATGAATGGCGAACAACGTAGCGCAAACTTAGATATTCTATTAGAAACATTCCGTACAAATGAAGAATATCCTTATTTAAAGGATTACCTAGAATTATTAGATTCTTCTTCTAGCCAGGCCCCTGGATTTATTGCGAGTGATGAAAATGATGCTGTAGAGTTCATGACTATTCATAAGTCTAAAGGGTTACAGTTCCCTGTTGTATTTGTGAGTGCCATGCAGAAGAAGTTTAATTCCTCTGATGAAAATGCGGAAATTATTATTTCTCAGCATGATGGAGTGGCAGGAAGTGTATGTAAGCTAGAAGAATCTCCATTTGGAAATATTGTATGTAAGTATGAGCATCCTTATTCAAAGATGTTGAAGATGTTCATTCGTCAAGAAACAGTGAATGAAGAAATGCGTATTCTTTATGTTGCTTTAACACGTGCAGAAAAGAAACTCATCTTAACCGGTACAATCAAGGATGAAGAAGAAATCATTTCTATTGCCCGTCAGGTACAGGCCAATGATACAGACCCTACTCTAAAGAAGGGTCAGGGTGTTGTATATAATCTCGCCATGCGTTCTACAAACAATTATTTAAGCTGGGTTCTTATGGCCTTATTAAGACATAAGGATTTCCAGGAGGATATAAAGATACTAATTCCTGAAATCAGACCTTATCTTTCATTAGATCGTTCTTCTTTTAAAGAACTCGAGAATAAAGATACTCAGTTAGCACGTTTCCATTGCACAATACTAGATAGCAGTGAAACAGTACAACGTATTCCACCTTATGCGAAAATAAAAATAGAAAACCAATACCGTGCTTATAAAAAGTATTATGATTTTGAATATCCTTATCCAGTTGAACCACGCAGTATTGCGGTAACAAGTATGGAAGAAATGAAGAGTGATGATACACATTTTGATTTTAGTAACGAAGGAACACGCTATCTAGCCACAGATAGAGGAACATTGGTCCATAACTTATTAAGTTATTTCAATTTTAAAGAAGATGATCCTGAAGAATTGATTCAATCACTTTATACTAATCAGATGTTTGATGAAGAAGGATTGAGTGTACTAAAGAACTATCTTCCTCATATCAATGATTTTATCAATAGTGATACCTATCAATTGATTAAAGATGCAGATCAAATTTACCAGGAAAAACAATTTAGATACAAAGATGAGAATGGACTCATCATCAATGGTATATTTGACTTAGTTTTTATTAAAGACAATAAAGTTTATGTACTAGACTATAAGACAGATAGAGTATCAAAAGACAACAGCGAAGAAGTGCTTAAAGAGCTCCACCGCACACAGTTGTCTTATTACTCAAAAGTACTTAAAGAAGTATTCCATACAGATGTACAGCCTATTGTCTACTATCTTCACATCAATAAAGCAATTTACTTATAG
- a CDS encoding sensor histidine kinase yields the protein MKKTKWSFGLVQRTFFLMLFVFVIILGLMSLQGITEYKERIISSSYDASLTSGLQNIYQTQYSLDNPDMTKYLKNYYLTNEGMSAIVDSDNNIKSFVSSASLHISQLWILDDSTSQEIMVDISENNLVEKINKYMIEHPDENYDVVIGGAKSQKKQYYINDGEKEVEYYTSMDTTDIHPAYLAINGKVLLNGTHKSLKKYKVSWYMSERCFYERNGSSGGREFTDYKKLKKALEKQIKKIDSIEYAKGSDYVHSKSINVNGGTMTIVLSELNQEISPVSNVSGVKGYFVSASFIPKLTKRAAVNYFEHSWYIYIIVLWLNVVISIVISHMITKPLRHVSEVTNEIAKNDFSEKFLITRHDEIGQLENNINIMSTNLENTINQLTEQLEHVQRLEHTRKQFIANFTHEIKTPLGIIAGYSELLEDATTQVTREKYIHIINEQIERINGIVLTMLELSRLESGKIELNNYHVSLSELVEEVIDDFEYELEKKQLHIVKEYEEVVLDCDPIQIERVINNLTSNAIKHTDEQGTITYRVTNHRFEIENEGQHLSQEEMESIWEAYISKDQGGTGLGLPIVKAILERHSYHFGVENTEKGVLFYFEY from the coding sequence ATGAAGAAGACTAAATGGTCTTTTGGACTTGTACAGCGTACCTTCTTCTTGATGTTGTTTGTATTTGTGATTATTCTTGGGCTTATGTCATTACAAGGCATTACAGAATACAAGGAACGTATTATTAGTTCTTCATATGATGCTTCATTGACTTCTGGCTTACAGAATATATATCAGACACAGTATTCTTTAGATAATCCAGATATGACCAAGTATTTAAAGAATTACTATCTTACAAATGAGGGGATGTCTGCGATAGTGGATAGTGATAATAATATCAAGTCATTTGTGAGTAGTGCTTCTTTGCATATTTCTCAATTGTGGATTCTTGACGATAGTACGAGTCAGGAAATCATGGTGGATATATCTGAAAATAATCTAGTAGAGAAAATCAATAAGTATATGATTGAACATCCTGATGAGAATTATGATGTAGTCATAGGTGGCGCTAAGTCTCAAAAGAAACAATATTATATTAATGATGGTGAGAAAGAGGTTGAATATTATACATCAATGGATACAACTGATATTCATCCTGCGTATCTTGCGATTAATGGTAAGGTTTTATTAAATGGCACACACAAATCATTAAAGAAATATAAAGTATCCTGGTATATGTCAGAAAGATGCTTTTATGAAAGAAACGGTTCAAGTGGCGGAAGAGAGTTCACTGATTATAAGAAACTTAAGAAGGCATTAGAGAAACAGATCAAGAAGATTGATAGTATTGAATATGCAAAAGGATCTGATTATGTGCATTCTAAGAGTATTAATGTGAATGGTGGGACAATGACTATTGTGCTTTCAGAACTGAATCAGGAAATATCTCCAGTGTCAAATGTGAGTGGTGTAAAAGGTTATTTTGTATCAGCTAGCTTTATACCTAAATTGACTAAAAGGGCTGCAGTGAACTATTTTGAACATTCCTGGTATATTTATATTATTGTACTCTGGCTGAATGTTGTGATTTCTATTGTGATCTCACATATGATCACAAAACCATTAAGACATGTATCAGAAGTTACAAATGAAATTGCGAAGAATGATTTCAGTGAGAAATTCTTGATTACACGTCATGATGAAATAGGGCAGTTGGAAAACAATATCAATATCATGAGTACGAACTTAGAGAATACAATCAATCAGCTGACTGAACAGCTTGAACATGTTCAAAGACTAGAACATACAAGAAAACAGTTTATTGCGAACTTTACTCATGAAATTAAAACACCTCTTGGTATTATTGCGGGGTATTCTGAATTATTAGAGGATGCCACAACGCAGGTTACAAGAGAGAAATATATTCATATCATTAATGAACAGATTGAACGTATTAATGGTATCGTACTTACAATGTTGGAATTATCTCGATTAGAATCAGGTAAGATAGAATTAAATAACTATCATGTTTCATTGTCAGAACTTGTAGAAGAAGTGATCGATGATTTTGAATATGAACTAGAAAAGAAGCAGCTTCATATTGTAAAAGAATATGAAGAAGTGGTTTTGGATTGTGATCCTATTCAGATAGAAAGGGTTATTAATAACCTGACATCGAATGCGATTAAGCATACAGATGAACAAGGTACAATTACATATCGTGTGACAAATCACCGTTTTGAAATAGAAAATGAAGGACAACATCTCTCTCAGGAAGAGATGGAATCTATCTGGGAAGCCTATATTTCTAAGGATCAAGGCGGAACAGGACTCGGTCTTCCTATCGTAAAAGCGATATTAGAGAGACATAGTTATCATTTTGGGGTAGAAAATACAGAAAAAGGTGTTCTATTCTACTTTGAATATTGA
- a CDS encoding response regulator transcription factor: MYKLLVVEDEVLIRDIIKEYFAARDYEVIEAVDGYDALNKVNQDIDMVLLDIMMPGMDGYETCKKIREKYDMPIIFISALSETDNMLDGYHVGADDYITKPFKPSVLYAKCQAILNRSKKTKKEDKEIIWLDASKHLMYVDGEPVALPNKEYLLMELFLNNKNQLFTRSQILNKVWGYDYYGDGRAVDTYIKKLRKKLGVHSHRIQTIMKAGYTYTDEED, encoded by the coding sequence ATGTATAAATTATTAGTTGTAGAAGATGAAGTGCTTATTAGAGATATTATTAAGGAATATTTTGCGGCAAGAGACTATGAAGTGATTGAAGCAGTAGATGGTTATGATGCTTTGAATAAAGTGAATCAAGATATTGATATGGTTTTACTTGATATCATGATGCCAGGAATGGATGGATATGAAACATGTAAGAAGATCCGTGAAAAATATGATATGCCTATTATTTTTATCAGCGCTTTGTCTGAAACTGATAATATGCTGGATGGTTATCATGTAGGAGCAGATGATTATATCACAAAGCCATTTAAACCTTCTGTTTTGTATGCGAAATGTCAGGCTATTTTAAATAGAAGCAAGAAGACAAAAAAAGAAGATAAAGAAATCATCTGGTTAGATGCAAGTAAACATTTAATGTATGTAGATGGTGAACCAGTCGCACTTCCTAATAAGGAATATTTATTAATGGAATTATTCTTAAATAATAAGAATCAGTTATTTACACGTTCTCAGATTTTAAATAAGGTCTGGGGCTATGATTATTATGGTGATGGACGTGCTGTAGATACTTATATTAAGAAGTTAAGAAAGAAGCTGGGTGTTCATTCACATCGTATTCAGACTATTATGAAGGCAGGTTATACATATACGGATGAAGAAGACTAA
- a CDS encoding phospho-sugar mutase, protein MDINKKYEQWLNYGDMDASLKAELAGMTEEQKEDAFYKNLEFGTAGMRGILGAGTNRMNIYTVRKANMGFAKYVANLPEGKERGVAISYDNRHMSYRFAIESAKILAKFGIKSYIMESLRPTPELSFAVRYLKCAGGIMITASHNPKEYNGYKVYDDTGCQLIPEWGDIVVDYVNEIDDELEIEQISDEEAYPFITWVGEEVDEAYYKAVMGIEINPGLDKSDFKIVYSPQHGADNIPVRTCLKRLGYDIVPVLAQCAPDPDYTNTKSPNPEVDASYELAIKLAKEVDADVVAITDPDGDRLGVVAKHNGEYVLMSGNQSAAVYLEYILSQRKEKGTLPDNAVMYNTIVTSDLGELVARNYGVDVEKTLTGFKFIGDKIRKYEKTHEKQFIFGYEESYGCVVEDFVRDKDAVQAVLLAAECGNYYKKQGKDLIDVLNELYAKYGTFKESQIALAKAGAAGAARIKEMMDTLRKDKPTEIGGVKVVLSEDYATSERSDGTTIDLPKSNVLKYYLEDGSWIAARPSGTEPKCKFYFSIKGTDAKDAADKTEVFHKAMMELIGE, encoded by the coding sequence ATGGATATTAATAAAAAATATGAGCAATGGTTAAATTATGGAGATATGGACGCTTCATTAAAGGCAGAACTTGCCGGAATGACAGAAGAACAGAAGGAAGATGCTTTCTATAAGAACCTTGAATTCGGTACAGCAGGTATGCGTGGTATCTTAGGTGCAGGTACAAACCGTATGAACATCTATACAGTTCGTAAAGCAAATATGGGATTTGCGAAATACGTAGCTAATTTACCAGAAGGTAAAGAACGTGGAGTCGCAATCAGCTATGATAACAGACATATGTCATATCGTTTTGCGATTGAATCTGCTAAGATTCTTGCAAAGTTTGGTATTAAGTCTTATATCATGGAATCTTTAAGACCTACTCCAGAATTATCTTTCGCAGTACGTTATTTAAAATGTGCAGGTGGTATCATGATTACTGCTTCTCATAACCCTAAGGAATATAACGGTTATAAAGTATATGATGATACTGGTTGTCAGTTAATCCCTGAATGGGGCGATATCGTTGTTGATTATGTAAATGAAATCGATGATGAATTAGAAATTGAACAGATTAGTGATGAAGAAGCTTATCCATTCATTACATGGGTAGGAGAAGAAGTGGATGAAGCTTACTACAAAGCTGTAATGGGTATTGAAATCAATCCTGGACTAGATAAGTCTGATTTCAAGATTGTTTATTCACCACAGCATGGTGCAGATAACATCCCTGTAAGAACATGCTTAAAGAGATTAGGTTATGATATTGTGCCAGTACTTGCACAGTGTGCACCTGATCCAGATTATACAAATACAAAGTCTCCAAACCCAGAAGTAGATGCTTCTTATGAATTAGCTATTAAGCTTGCGAAAGAAGTAGATGCTGATGTAGTCGCAATTACAGACCCTGATGGTGATAGACTTGGTGTTGTTGCAAAGCATAATGGTGAATATGTATTAATGAGTGGTAACCAGAGTGCTGCTGTATATCTTGAATATATCTTATCTCAGAGAAAAGAGAAGGGTACATTACCTGATAATGCAGTTATGTACAATACTATTGTTACAAGTGATCTTGGTGAATTAGTTGCTAGAAACTATGGTGTTGATGTTGAAAAGACATTAACTGGATTCAAGTTCATTGGTGATAAGATCAGAAAGTATGAAAAGACACATGAAAAACAGTTCATCTTCGGTTATGAAGAAAGCTATGGCTGTGTTGTAGAAGACTTCGTAAGAGATAAAGATGCTGTACAGGCTGTATTACTTGCTGCTGAATGTGGTAACTACTATAAGAAGCAGGGTAAGGATCTTATTGATGTATTGAATGAATTATATGCTAAGTATGGTACATTCAAGGAATCACAGATTGCGTTAGCTAAGGCTGGTGCTGCAGGTGCTGCACGTATCAAAGAAATGATGGATACTTTAAGAAAAGACAAGCCTACTGAAATTGGTGGCGTAAAGGTTGTATTAAGTGAAGATTATGCAACAAGTGAACGTTCTGATGGCACAACAATTGACTTACCAAAGTCAAATGTATTAAAGTATTATCTAGAAGATGGTTCTTGGATTGCTGCTAGACCTTCTGGTACAGAACCTAAGTGTAAATTCTATTTCTCAATTAAGGGTACAGATGCAAAGGATGCTGCTGATAAGACAGAAGTATTCCATAAAGCAATGATGGAATTAATTGGTGAATAA
- the ybaK gene encoding Cys-tRNA(Pro) deacylase yields the protein MKKSKIKTNALRMLDRDKIPYEIKTYEYDEEHLSGEHVASQVDMDAGDIYKTLVLHEDHDYLVCCIPVLEEIDLKKLAKLSGHKKVEMLHMKDLLGLTGYMRGGCSPVGMKKKFPTYFDASIEKDRPIALSAGKRGYQMIVSSKDITTYCDAKIGDVVRNH from the coding sequence ATGAAAAAGAGTAAAATTAAAACAAATGCGTTAAGAATGCTTGATCGTGATAAGATTCCTTATGAGATCAAGACATATGAATATGATGAAGAACATTTGAGTGGTGAACATGTGGCATCACAAGTAGATATGGATGCAGGCGATATCTATAAGACACTTGTATTACATGAAGACCACGATTATTTAGTATGCTGTATTCCTGTATTAGAGGAAATAGACTTAAAGAAACTGGCTAAACTATCTGGGCATAAGAAGGTAGAAATGCTTCATATGAAGGATTTACTTGGCCTCACAGGTTATATGCGTGGGGGGTGTTCTCCTGTTGGCATGAAAAAGAAGTTTCCTACATATTTTGATGCCAGCATAGAAAAAGATCGTCCTATCGCCCTCTCAGCAGGTAAAAGAGGCTATCAGATGATTGTTTCATCAAAGGATATTACAACATATTGTGATGCAAAAATAGGGGATGTAGTGAGAAATCACTAA
- a CDS encoding D-cysteine desulfhydrase family protein gives MNKLHLAQLPTPIEKIDYLSNKYKPNIFVKRDDLTDSVASGNKIRKLEYSVAEALSLGCDTLITNGGFQSNHCRSTAAVAAKLGLKCILILRKEPGENIETANFLLDHMLGADIRVKEHDDFQAHKDEMMQEVYQEVLDQGGKPYIIPMGASNGIGTLGYIDAFDEILEYEKKTGIVFDTIIDAVGSGGTYTGLYLGNVLRQAHKDIVGINVCDDADFFIKEINRIIDDTLPHLDVEDVDRSHIHMIDGYVGRGYSLSRKEELEAISDLSRHSGIILDPVYTGKAYYGLIHELEKGTFDHAKNILFMHTGGIYGLFSKSKEIISA, from the coding sequence ATGAACAAACTACATTTGGCCCAGCTGCCTACTCCTATAGAAAAAATAGACTATCTCTCAAACAAATATAAACCAAATATTTTTGTGAAAAGAGATGACTTAACAGATAGTGTCGCATCTGGCAATAAGATTAGAAAATTAGAATACAGCGTGGCAGAAGCATTATCTTTAGGATGTGATACACTGATTACAAATGGTGGATTCCAGTCCAACCATTGTCGATCTACTGCTGCAGTGGCTGCAAAACTAGGATTAAAATGTATTCTTATACTTAGAAAAGAACCGGGTGAAAATATTGAAACAGCCAACTTCCTTTTAGATCATATGCTTGGTGCTGATATTAGAGTAAAGGAACATGATGATTTTCAGGCGCATAAAGATGAAATGATGCAGGAAGTCTATCAAGAAGTATTAGATCAAGGTGGAAAACCTTATATTATTCCTATGGGAGCGAGTAATGGAATCGGTACTTTAGGTTATATCGATGCTTTTGATGAAATACTAGAATATGAAAAAAAAACAGGCATAGTGTTTGATACTATTATTGATGCAGTCGGTTCTGGTGGAACTTATACTGGTTTATATCTAGGCAATGTTTTAAGACAAGCCCATAAAGATATTGTAGGTATTAATGTATGTGATGATGCTGATTTCTTTATTAAAGAAATCAATCGCATTATTGATGATACATTGCCTCATCTTGATGTTGAAGATGTGGATAGAAGTCATATTCATATGATCGATGGATATGTAGGAAGAGGCTACTCTTTAAGCCGTAAAGAAGAATTAGAAGCTATCTCTGATTTGTCTCGACATAGTGGTATTATTCTTGATCCTGTTTATACAGGTAAAGCCTATTATGGACTGATCCATGAATTAGAAAAAGGTACATTTGATCACGCAAAGAATATTCTATTTATGCACACTGGTGGTATTTATGGATTATTCTCAAAATCAAAAGAAATAATCTCAGCCTAG
- a CDS encoding ABC transporter permease, with product MSKGKECLHYLLLFLIVLITMNMIMMCLFIKQGSLQVINKYKKQLKYEVTLTSNNGGVSLTDAKELTHLKGVKAYNYEQLVNASSSLQSVDTHLSFPRIHLKNYQGDSFLLAGYSSMTLIQDFNSKEYQLKEGRLLTNKDENTSNAVISYALAKNNNLSIGDSIQFNTEKGDVSLSIVGIYKNKVGLLSRLKPYNTIFISLSKAQSLSHTEQTLSSVTYYLTKEDTSEGFMKRAQKISLDWNQLQLTSNDAQYNACVSIFENIYDKVKMFPFILLITGSFLLILVYIRLSKKQNFLKTFIVFIVALSITFFTSPYLSKYTINTSLSHRDMTISQKEIKKIRTVYTSKIMIETIGIASIMYLETVIITYKKKISA from the coding sequence ATGTCTAAAGGGAAAGAGTGTTTACACTATTTATTACTATTTCTAATTGTATTGATCACAATGAATATGATTATGATGTGCTTATTTATTAAGCAGGGATCATTACAGGTAATTAATAAGTATAAGAAACAATTGAAATATGAAGTAACACTGACATCTAATAATGGAGGTGTTAGTCTTACTGATGCAAAAGAGTTAACACACCTTAAAGGTGTAAAAGCCTATAACTATGAACAATTAGTCAATGCATCCTCATCACTTCAATCTGTAGATACACATCTCTCTTTTCCTCGTATTCATTTAAAAAACTATCAGGGAGATTCATTTCTTCTTGCGGGTTATTCTTCTATGACGCTGATTCAGGACTTTAATTCAAAAGAATATCAATTAAAAGAAGGAAGACTACTCACAAATAAAGATGAGAATACATCCAATGCAGTTATATCCTACGCATTAGCTAAAAATAATAATCTTAGTATAGGAGACAGTATTCAGTTTAATACTGAAAAAGGAGATGTCTCATTATCTATTGTAGGTATCTATAAGAATAAGGTGGGTCTATTAAGTCGTCTAAAGCCCTATAATACAATCTTTATCTCTTTATCAAAAGCACAGTCATTAAGTCATACAGAACAGACGCTATCCTCTGTCACTTACTACTTAACTAAAGAAGATACATCAGAAGGTTTTATGAAGAGAGCACAAAAAATATCATTAGACTGGAATCAATTACAGCTTACTTCCAATGATGCACAATATAATGCATGTGTTTCTATCTTTGAAAATATATATGATAAAGTAAAGATGTTTCCATTTATACTATTAATCACAGGCTCATTTCTATTAATACTTGTATATATAAGATTATCAAAGAAACAGAATTTTTTAAAAACATTCATCGTATTTATTGTTGCGTTATCTATTACTTTCTTTACAAGTCCTTATCTTTCAAAATACACCATCAATACATCTCTTTCTCACCGTGATATGACAATATCTCAAAAAGAAATAAAAAAGATTAGGACAGTTTATACATCAAAAATCATGATAGAAACAATTGGTATTGCATCTATCATGTATTTAGAAACAGTGATTATAACATATAAGAAAAAGATCTCAGCCTAG
- a CDS encoding phosphocarrier protein HPr, giving the protein MEKLSFVVSDPVGLHARPATILVNQASKFSSNINLIYNGKSVNLKSIMGVMSLGVPTKATVEIEAEGEDEKDVIDSIAKVIKEQKVAE; this is encoded by the coding sequence ATGGAAAAATTATCATTCGTAGTATCTGACCCAGTAGGTTTACATGCAAGACCTGCTACAATCTTAGTAAACCAGGCTAGCAAATTCTCTAGCAATATCAACTTAATCTATAACGGTAAGAGCGTTAACCTTAAATCAATCATGGGTGTTATGTCTTTAGGTGTTCCAACTAAGGCTACAGTAGAAATCGAAGCTGAAGGTGAAGACGAAAAGGACGTAATCGATTCTATCGCTAAGGTTATCAAAGAACAGAAAGTTGCTGAATAA